A single genomic interval of Chitinophaga sp. 180180018-3 harbors:
- the mnmA gene encoding tRNA 2-thiouridine(34) synthase MnmA, which yields MSKHGKVLVAMSGGIDSTVTALMLNEQGYEVVGITMKTWDYASAGSSKKETGCCNLDSFNDARAAAVHHGFPHFVLDIRDEFGDFVVNNFVEEYIAGRTPNPCVLCNTHIKWRALMKRADAMDCQFIATGHYANIRQHENGRYVISKGLDDTKDQSYVLWGIQQDVLARTILPLGQYRKTEIRQMAFDFGYPELAKKAESYEICFVPDNDYRGFLKRKVDGLEERVNGGNFVLTDGTIVGQHKGYPFYTVGQRKGLDIALGRPVFVTEIIPETNTVVLGSENDLQRNRMFVGGINMGKYDFIPEGMEAVTKIRYKDKGALSNLYNENGLVKVDFYENVKGIAPGQSAVFYEGDDVIGGGIIQRGN from the coding sequence ATGAGCAAGCATGGAAAGGTACTGGTAGCCATGAGTGGTGGTATAGACAGTACTGTTACGGCGCTGATGCTGAATGAACAGGGGTATGAAGTGGTGGGTATCACCATGAAAACCTGGGATTATGCGTCTGCCGGCTCCAGTAAAAAGGAAACCGGCTGCTGTAATCTGGATTCTTTTAACGACGCCCGCGCTGCAGCGGTGCACCACGGATTTCCGCACTTTGTGCTGGATATCCGCGATGAATTCGGTGATTTTGTAGTGAATAACTTTGTCGAGGAATATATTGCTGGTCGCACTCCCAACCCTTGCGTACTCTGCAATACCCATATAAAATGGCGTGCCCTGATGAAGCGGGCTGATGCAATGGACTGCCAGTTTATTGCTACCGGCCACTACGCTAATATCCGCCAGCATGAGAACGGCCGTTACGTGATCAGTAAAGGACTCGATGACACCAAAGACCAGAGCTACGTACTCTGGGGCATACAACAGGATGTACTCGCCCGCACTATACTCCCTTTGGGCCAATACCGTAAAACTGAAATCCGCCAGATGGCGTTCGATTTCGGCTACCCGGAACTGGCTAAAAAGGCAGAAAGCTATGAAATATGCTTTGTGCCCGACAACGACTACCGTGGTTTTCTGAAGAGAAAAGTAGATGGACTGGAAGAAAGGGTAAACGGCGGCAATTTCGTACTGACAGACGGTACAATCGTAGGCCAGCATAAAGGATATCCCTTCTACACGGTTGGTCAGCGTAAAGGGCTGGATATTGCCCTGGGCCGGCCGGTGTTTGTGACCGAGATCATCCCTGAAACCAATACCGTAGTATTAGGCAGCGAAAATGACCTGCAAAGGAACCGTATGTTTGTAGGCGGCATCAATATGGGCAAATACGATTTCATTCCTGAAGGAATGGAAGCCGTCACCAAAATCCGTTACAAAGACAAAGGCGCATTGAGCAACCTGTATAATGAAAACGGCCTGGTAAAAGTAGATTTCTACGAAAACGTAAAAGGAATAGCTCCCGGTCAGTCAGCAGTTTTCTATGAAGGCGATGATGTGATTGGAGGAGGGATTATACAGAGAGGAAATTGA
- a CDS encoding tagaturonate reductase, whose amino-acid sequence MMLPILNKDFVLKHRDSGVNEKIFTFPEKILQFGTGVLLRGLVDYLVDKANKQGIYEGRIVVIKSTDGETTEFSSQDNLYTTHIKGIAQGELVDNVLVNAAISRVLQSNASWREILETVHQPEIQTIVSNTTEVGIQYVPEKIAAGVPASFPGKLLALLWERFSFFKGAPDTGFVIVPTELVVDNGRLLKDIVLQLADFNGLPADFISWLHSENHFCNSLVDRIVPGKPRNLPEIEQKAGYSDRLWIEVEPYLLWAIEGDERVKRVLSFHQADERMLIAPSITPYREQKLRLLNGSHTAAVPLGFLGGLNTVYECMQDDYMSHFFREAVLREILPTIEETCPTAPAFARDVLDRFANPFIAHKLISITFQESSKMNARNVRTLVRYHDKFNTLPPHLCLGFAAMLLFLRPERVADGKYYGSRNGEEYQITDDNAPLFANWWNERGADLAGMVTGICSDSRLWETDLTTIPGFAAQVTHLLAALKEKGVPAFIQSQLQKN is encoded by the coding sequence ATGATGCTACCTATATTGAATAAAGATTTTGTATTAAAGCATAGAGATTCCGGCGTTAATGAGAAAATTTTCACTTTTCCGGAAAAAATACTCCAATTCGGTACCGGCGTATTGTTACGCGGACTGGTGGATTACCTGGTAGATAAGGCTAATAAACAGGGCATCTACGAAGGAAGGATCGTGGTGATCAAGTCTACAGATGGCGAAACTACCGAGTTTTCCAGCCAGGATAACCTGTATACCACGCATATCAAAGGCATTGCCCAGGGAGAGCTGGTGGATAATGTACTGGTAAATGCTGCTATTAGCCGGGTTTTGCAATCGAATGCAAGTTGGCGGGAAATTCTTGAAACGGTGCACCAGCCTGAAATACAGACGATCGTTTCCAACACCACAGAAGTAGGGATTCAATATGTTCCTGAAAAAATTGCCGCCGGGGTGCCGGCATCCTTTCCCGGGAAGCTGCTGGCCTTGCTATGGGAGCGTTTTTCGTTCTTCAAAGGCGCGCCAGATACCGGTTTTGTAATTGTACCTACCGAGCTGGTGGTGGATAACGGAAGGTTATTGAAAGACATCGTACTACAGCTGGCTGATTTCAACGGGCTGCCGGCAGATTTTATCAGCTGGTTGCATAGTGAAAATCATTTTTGTAACTCGCTGGTGGATAGAATCGTACCAGGAAAACCCCGAAATCTTCCGGAAATTGAGCAAAAAGCGGGTTATTCGGATAGGTTATGGATAGAAGTAGAACCTTACCTGTTATGGGCAATAGAGGGAGATGAGCGGGTGAAACGGGTATTATCTTTTCATCAGGCAGATGAGCGCATGCTCATAGCGCCGAGTATCACCCCTTACCGCGAGCAGAAGCTCCGGTTGCTGAATGGCAGCCATACTGCAGCTGTACCGCTGGGATTTCTTGGCGGGCTCAATACAGTATATGAATGCATGCAGGACGATTATATGAGCCATTTCTTCCGCGAAGCAGTGCTGAGGGAGATACTGCCAACCATTGAAGAAACGTGTCCGACCGCCCCGGCTTTTGCGCGGGATGTGCTGGACCGCTTCGCTAATCCGTTCATCGCCCACAAGCTGATCAGCATTACATTCCAGGAGAGCTCTAAAATGAACGCCCGTAATGTACGTACGCTGGTACGCTACCACGATAAATTCAACACATTACCACCGCATCTGTGCCTGGGATTTGCCGCTATGCTGTTGTTCCTGCGACCGGAAAGAGTAGCGGACGGGAAATATTATGGCAGCCGGAACGGGGAAGAATACCAGATCACCGACGATAATGCCCCACTGTTTGCCAATTGGTGGAACGAGCGGGGTGCTGATCTGGCCGGAATGGTAACCGGCATCTGTTCCGATAGCCGGCTTTGGGAAACAGACCTGACTACTATTCCCGGATTCGCGGCGCAGGTGACGCACCTGCTTGCAGCCCTGAAAGAGAAAGGTGTACCAGCATTTATTCAATCGCAGCTTCAGAAAAATTAA
- the uxaC gene encoding glucuronate isomerase, with protein MKEFLSEDFLLQTATAKRLYFDYAASMPVIDYHNHLPPDDIAANKTFASLYEIWLKGDHYKWGAMRANGVPEEFITGATDDFAKFRHWAATTPYTMRNPLYHWTHMELKNPFGITDLLNEQTAEKIYQECNAQLPGLSTQALLKHYKVDCLCTTDDPVDSLEHHKAIAQHPFGTRVLPTFRPDRAMAVDNPDAFNSFVDKLAEVTNTEIRQYDDLLAALKSRHTYFHETGGRLSDHGLNTFYFTPASQRELETIFRNARSREAVTSHENAQFKTAVLLEICKWNHERGWAQQFHVGAIRNNNSRLLRRLGADAGVDSIGDWQVAEAMSRFFDALDKNDQLAKTIVYNLNPAYNEVFATMAGNFQDGSVAGKMQFGSGWWFLDQKDGMEKQMNALSNMGLLSRFVGMLTDSRSFLSYSRHEYFRRILCNLIGNDVEQGELPNDIAWLGKMVQDICYNNAKAYFGF; from the coding sequence ATGAAGGAGTTCTTATCAGAAGATTTTTTGCTACAAACTGCAACGGCTAAACGATTATATTTCGACTATGCGGCATCTATGCCCGTGATAGATTATCATAATCATCTGCCACCGGACGACATTGCCGCGAATAAAACGTTCGCCAGTCTTTACGAAATCTGGCTGAAGGGAGATCATTACAAGTGGGGGGCCATGCGGGCTAACGGAGTGCCGGAAGAATTCATCACGGGGGCAACTGACGATTTCGCCAAGTTCCGTCATTGGGCAGCTACAACGCCCTATACTATGCGTAATCCGCTTTATCACTGGACGCATATGGAGCTGAAGAACCCATTCGGCATTACTGATTTGCTCAATGAACAAACAGCAGAAAAAATTTACCAGGAATGTAACGCGCAACTGCCCGGGCTTAGCACACAGGCCCTGTTGAAGCATTATAAAGTGGATTGCCTGTGTACAACAGATGATCCTGTGGATTCCCTGGAACATCATAAAGCGATCGCACAACATCCTTTTGGCACGCGGGTGTTACCAACATTCCGGCCCGACAGGGCCATGGCCGTGGATAACCCGGATGCTTTCAACAGCTTTGTGGATAAACTGGCAGAGGTAACCAATACAGAGATCAGGCAATACGATGATCTGTTAGCTGCGCTGAAAAGCAGGCATACCTATTTCCATGAAACAGGAGGCCGGTTAAGCGATCATGGATTGAATACTTTTTATTTTACGCCGGCGAGCCAGCGGGAACTGGAAACCATTTTCCGTAATGCCCGCAGCCGTGAGGCGGTTACATCGCATGAGAATGCGCAGTTCAAGACAGCCGTATTGCTGGAAATTTGCAAGTGGAATCATGAGCGGGGCTGGGCGCAGCAGTTTCATGTGGGCGCGATCCGTAACAATAACTCCCGTTTGTTGCGCCGACTCGGAGCAGATGCCGGCGTAGATTCCATTGGCGACTGGCAGGTGGCTGAAGCCATGAGCCGTTTCTTCGATGCGCTGGATAAGAACGATCAGCTGGCCAAAACGATTGTGTATAATCTGAATCCCGCTTATAACGAAGTCTTTGCCACGATGGCGGGTAATTTCCAGGATGGATCTGTTGCAGGTAAAATGCAGTTTGGATCCGGCTGGTGGTTCCTTGATCAGAAAGACGGCATGGAAAAGCAGATGAACGCACTTAGCAACATGGGCTTGCTGAGCCGTTTTGTAGGTATGTTAACTGATTCCAGAAGTTTCCTTTCTTATTCCCGGCATGAATATTTTCGCCGTATTTTGTGTAATCTCATCGGTAATGATGTAGAACAGGGAGAATTGCCGAATGATATTGCCTGGTTGGGAAAGATGGTACAGGACATATGTTACAATAACGCAAAAGCATACTTTGGATTTTAA